CGTGGTCCTCGTGGGCGCCTTCTCCACCTTCTTCCCCGAGATGAAGGAAGAGCAGTTCATCGACGCCATAAAGGCGCTCCTCGCGCCCAAGCTCCATGACCTGAACGTGAAGGCATTCTATGAGGGCAGGAAAGCAATGTAGAGGTATTTTCACATGATATTCCGAGGGGCGGAGGGAGAGAGGGCAGCAGACTCCCTCCGGAGCTCTCGGAGACGGGAAGGGGAGCTATTTTTTCTTGACACGGTCCATGCAGGGAAGTAGGATTATCTACACAGAATAGAGTTGTGCATAGAAAACCGATGGCGGAGAAGTGATTGAAGATGGCCGATGAGGATAAAAAGAAAATAGAATATACGTCCCTTGTGCCCGCGGTTGATCAATCGTCGAGAATTCTGATATGCCTGGCAAAAGCGCCGTCTTTTAAAATGAATCTTACCGACATCTGCAAGAACGTGGGAATTCATAAGAGCAAGGGGTATGCAATCCTGAAGACGCTCCTCAACTACAAATTCGTGGAACGGGACGACGAAGGAAAAACCTACACCCTCGGCCCGGGACTCATATCCCTCTCCCGTAGGGTGCTCGACAACCTCGAATACAGGGAGAATGCGGGTCCCTTTCTCGAAAAGCTTGCACGGCAGACGAGCTGCACCAGCACCTTCGGCATCATCAACGCGAGAAATTTCATTGTTATTGCCAAGCGCGAGGGGAGCAGGGAGGTGTTTCTCACCATACGCGTCGGTTACAGGTTGAACATAACCCATGGCGCCGTGGGTAAGGCTATCGTCGCTTTTATGCCCGAGGCGGAGCGGGAGGAGGTACTTCGACAGGAAAAGCTCCTCTTTCACGGAGACCCGGCGAAACTTGACCGGTCGAGACTGCAAAAGGAGTTTGAGGAATGCAGAAGACTCGGTTACGCCATAGACCTGGGGGAGATGTTTCCCGGCCTCCATGCGATCGCGTCGCCTGTCTTCGATCACGAGGGGAAGCCTACGGGCGCCCTGCTTGTCACGGGGGTCTTTCCCAAAACCCTGGCCCATGAATACGGGCCGAGGGTTGCGGCCTGCGCCATGGATTTTTCGGCCACCCTGGGCGCCGATGTGGAGGAGATTTACAGGACCCATCGGAGGAAGATGCCGAACGGTTAAGGCATCCTATTCTTTCGGTCCCGGAGGGACGCCATGACAGGGAGGAGATTGGCGGGAGGACAGGAAAGGAAATTATCAGGAGAACCGGTTACGGGGAGAGCGGAACGTGCCGACCGGTACTTCTCATATTACAAAAGGGGGTTTCAAAATGAGTGACATCCATATCCACATCGGTGAAGTGCTCGCACGAAATGCAAGGATGTATCCTGAAGATGTAGCCCTTATCGAAAGAATACCCGCCGAAAAGAAAAGAACCACCATCACCTGGCGTCAGTTCGACGATAAAGTGAACCGGTTTGCGAATGTCCTTTCGTCAATGGGAATAAAGAAGGGCGATAAGGTCATGCACCTGATGAACAACTCCATCGACTGGCTTGTCGCCTATTTCGGCATAATCCGTCTCGGCGCGTGGGTAGTGCCCCTCAACTTCCGATTCACGAGCGCCGATATAAAATATTGCGCGGATGTCGCCGAGCCGGACGTGGTAGTCTTCGGTGAGGAGTTCACGGAGAAGATTGAGCCGATAAAAGGCGCGCTCCCCTGGACCCGCGAGTTCGTCTGCGTGGGCGAGGCAGTCCCCGCTTTCGCCAAATCCTTTGCCCGCCTGGTGGAAAGTGCATCCCCCAAGGCGCCGGAGGTAGATATCTTCTTCAGCGACCCCTGCGGGCTCTATTTCACCTCAGGGACCACGGGACAGCCGAAGCCGATCCTTCTCACTCATCTGAATATGCAGAATGCATGCATCACCGAGAATATGCACCATTATCAGACGAAGAAAGATATGTTTATCCTTATGCCGCCCCTTTACCATACGGGCGCGAAGATGCACTGGTTCGGAAGCTTTATCGTGGGCGGCCCTGCCGTAATCCTCAAAGGCGTCTCCCCCGAATGGACACTCGAGGCGGTGAGCGAGGAAAAGGGCACCATAGTATGGCTCCTCGTCCCGTGGGCTCAGGACATACTCCTCAAGCTCGACAGCGGCGAGCTGAAGCTTTCCGATTATGATCTTTCTCAATGGCGGCTCATGCATATAGGCGCCCAGCCGGTACCGCCGTCCCTGATACGACATTGGAAGAGTTACTTTCCCAATATGCAATACGACACCACCTTCGGTCTCAGTGAATCGACGGGTCCGAATGCGGTCCACCTGGGCATAGAGAATACCCATAAGGTAGGGGCAATAGGCCGCCCCGGTTTCGGCTGGGAGACCCGCATTGTGGATGACTCAGGGAAAGACGTGGCCCCGGGGCTCTCGGGTGAGCTTATATTGAGGGGCAATGGGGTGATGCGTGAATACTACAAGAATCCTGAGGCAACGGCCAAAGCCCTTGTCGATAACTGGCTCTTTACCGGCGACATGGTCAGACAGGATGAAGACGGGTTCATTTTTATCGTAGACAGGAAGAAAGACGTCATTATCTCGGGAGGCGAGAATGTTTTTCCCGTGGAAGTGGAAGACTTCCTCCATGCAAATACGGCCGTAAAAGATGTGGCAGCCATAGGCATCCCTGACGAGCGACTCGGCGAAATCGTTGCGGTGGTGGTGGATGTGGTGCCCGGCAAGACCCTCTCCGAACAGGAGGTCCTCGATTTCTGTCAGAAACTACCGAAATATAAGAGGCCGAAGAAGGTCTTCTTCGGCGAAGTGCCGAGAAATCCTACGGGAAAAATAGAAAAAGTAAAAATAAGAAAACAGTACATAGGAATGGAGGAGGCATTCAAGATAAAGTAAATCAGAGCTTCTCCTCCCGTTTTCGTGGCCCGCGGTGATTCAATATCATGGGCGGATTATCCGCGTGATAACGGGCAGGGATATGTGAGCTGCACAAAAATTCAAAAGGGGGCGTTATGAACAAAAAATTGGCAGCAGTATCGGTTCTCTCTTTCCTCATGGTCTTTTTCTGTCTTGCCGCGTTGCCGGCTACCTCATCTGCCCAGCAGAAGGTAATTGCACTCAACTACTCGAATTTCTTCCCCGCACCGCACCGTAGCAGCTTAATTTGTGAGCAGTGGTGCAAAGAGATTGAAAAACGCAGCGGTGGAAAGGTTAAATTCGCCTATTTTCCGGGCGGCACCCTCACACCCGCGGCCCAGACCTATGATAATGTCGTGAAGGGCATTGCAGACGTGGGATTCAGTGCTCTCGCGTACACAAGGGGTAAATTCCCCCTCATGGAAGCCATCGACCTTCCCCTCGGTTATAAGAGCGGAGTCCAGGCGACGAACCTGATAAATGCCTTCTACGCAAAATTTAAACCGAAAGAGCTCGATGACGTGAAGGTGCTCTATTTCAGCGCCCACGGTCCCGGCATCATCCATTCCAAGAAAGCCATTGCAAAGCTCGAGGACATGAAGGGAAAGAAGATAAGGGCAACGGGACTGGCAGCGAAGATCGTTGCAGCCCTTGGCGCCGCTCCCGTAGGAGCGACCATGCCTGAGACTTATGATGCTCTGCGCACCGGTGTGGTAGACGGTTCCATGGCGCCTTACGAAGCACTGAAAGGATGGAAGTGGGGAGAAGTAGTCAATTTCACCACCCAGGATTACGGCGCGGCCTATACCACGGGCTTTTTCGTAGTAATGAACAAGGCGAAATGGAACTCCTTTCCGCCCGACGTCCAGAAGGTATTTGATGAAGTCAGCAAAGAATGGATCGACAGACAGGGAAAGGTATGGGATGAGATCGACAAGGAAGGGCGTGAATTCGCAAAATCAAAGGGTATGAAGGATATCCCCCTGTCAAAGGAAGAGGATGCGAGATGGGCAGCGAAAGTGCGACCTCTTCTTGACGAATATGCGAAGAATGCGAAGGGGAAGGGACTTCCCGGCGACGAAGCCTTGAAGTTCTGCATTGATTATCTGAAAACTCACTGATATACGGGAGTTCAGCCGGCGGCATTTCTGGATGGGGGTTCACGG
The sequence above is drawn from the Syntrophorhabdaceae bacterium genome and encodes:
- a CDS encoding TRAP transporter substrate-binding protein, translated to MNKKLAAVSVLSFLMVFFCLAALPATSSAQQKVIALNYSNFFPAPHRSSLICEQWCKEIEKRSGGKVKFAYFPGGTLTPAAQTYDNVVKGIADVGFSALAYTRGKFPLMEAIDLPLGYKSGVQATNLINAFYAKFKPKELDDVKVLYFSAHGPGIIHSKKAIAKLEDMKGKKIRATGLAAKIVAALGAAPVGATMPETYDALRTGVVDGSMAPYEALKGWKWGEVVNFTTQDYGAAYTTGFFVVMNKAKWNSFPPDVQKVFDEVSKEWIDRQGKVWDEIDKEGREFAKSKGMKDIPLSKEEDARWAAKVRPLLDEYAKNAKGKGLPGDEALKFCIDYLKTH
- a CDS encoding class I adenylate-forming enzyme family protein — translated: MSDIHIHIGEVLARNARMYPEDVALIERIPAEKKRTTITWRQFDDKVNRFANVLSSMGIKKGDKVMHLMNNSIDWLVAYFGIIRLGAWVVPLNFRFTSADIKYCADVAEPDVVVFGEEFTEKIEPIKGALPWTREFVCVGEAVPAFAKSFARLVESASPKAPEVDIFFSDPCGLYFTSGTTGQPKPILLTHLNMQNACITENMHHYQTKKDMFILMPPLYHTGAKMHWFGSFIVGGPAVILKGVSPEWTLEAVSEEKGTIVWLLVPWAQDILLKLDSGELKLSDYDLSQWRLMHIGAQPVPPSLIRHWKSYFPNMQYDTTFGLSESTGPNAVHLGIENTHKVGAIGRPGFGWETRIVDDSGKDVAPGLSGELILRGNGVMREYYKNPEATAKALVDNWLFTGDMVRQDEDGFIFIVDRKKDVIISGGENVFPVEVEDFLHANTAVKDVAAIGIPDERLGEIVAVVVDVVPGKTLSEQEVLDFCQKLPKYKRPKKVFFGEVPRNPTGKIEKVKIRKQYIGMEEAFKIK
- a CDS encoding IclR family transcriptional regulator — encoded protein: MADEDKKKIEYTSLVPAVDQSSRILICLAKAPSFKMNLTDICKNVGIHKSKGYAILKTLLNYKFVERDDEGKTYTLGPGLISLSRRVLDNLEYRENAGPFLEKLARQTSCTSTFGIINARNFIVIAKREGSREVFLTIRVGYRLNITHGAVGKAIVAFMPEAEREEVLRQEKLLFHGDPAKLDRSRLQKEFEECRRLGYAIDLGEMFPGLHAIASPVFDHEGKPTGALLVTGVFPKTLAHEYGPRVAACAMDFSATLGADVEEIYRTHRRKMPNG